The sequence GGGAGCTACACGATGTGGTTTCtgttttgcaaattatttttaagagagtCATGTGAGTGGTGTCTGACCTTGAGAATTTGGCCAGGCTCTCCCTCTTCACGGCTCTTCATGTGTTTGGTCTTGAGGTTGACATCTTTGATGACAATGGTGCTGTTGTGGGTAAAGATCTTAGTGACTTCTCCAATCTTGCCCTTGTCTCGTCCAGATATAACTTTGACCGTATCAccaaacttgacatgcattttgtGCAGAATTGGAAGACTGTTTGGTTTGCATTTCTTCCGTTCCCAACGCTTAagctgaaagaaagaaaaaaaaaacacatcatAATCCTGTTAATGCCCTTAGGAATCAATCAAGAGATGAAACTCAACAACATTACCAAAAGAATGAGGTAAAGGATCTTGGTTACTAACCTTTGCGTAAACAAGACATGGGTTCTGGGCGGGCTTGACCTGCAATGAGTTACAAAAGAAAAGCAGAGTAATTAAGGAACCAAACCCCACTCCAACTGCAAACACTTTGCCTAAAAAAACGCTAAACCATTCTTCTGACTCAGTATAAGTTCGTTCGAGCAACAAAACCATAATCAACCAAAATGTACATCACCAGGTGCTAAATGCATTCTTTAGATTCCAaaaggttcaccaaccaatcaATCAAACGAGCACACAAAAATAAGAGATCCTAACTTAAAAGTTTTAGATGCATCGCCAAGCCAAGTAGAGATAAACAGTTgtcttttgagaaaaaaatcaaagttaTAGAATTTAAAGTGTTCATAACTTCATCTCAGTTCAGTACTAACACAGAAAAAGACAAAGAGACAATTCACATTCTCCAATCCATTCTCCACTAAACATAACTCATAGCGCAGAAACACACAacaaagtttcaatctttactccttttagagaaaaaatttaGAATTGGCACCAAAATTCACCATACCAAAAGCTTAATAAATGAAACTAATCAACAGGTCCAATGAAAGATATCAAACCCGTTACAGGGCTAAATGTTCGAGCTAAACGTGGCAATGTCTTTGATTAGAACGAGAAATTCGAAAACGGGAGTTACCGGAGAAGCGGCGGAGAGGGAAAGCGGGGAAAGGAGACGCTGGCCGAGGAAGGAGGAGTTGGAGTTGGAGGATATCGAAAGAGATGTAAACGAGCTCTGAAGAGAAGTCATCATGGTCGCCATTTTATTTCAGAGTAACTCCCGCTTGCTAACACTTCATGTCTCTGTTCGTCTCAAGGCGATAAGACGAGGATAACAATTATCTCTTTACTGTTAAACGACACCGTTTTAGTACCATGATTAACTTCACTGGTGGGTTTTTGGCTAAGGTTTGGGCTTAAATATTGTCTGCTTTGGTGTAATACCCCAAACATAGTATAGAAGTTCTgcatttttttaactttttgataATTTGGCGGACCGAAGTCTAACTGACCGATCTCCTGAAGCCTGTTCACCGGTACTAGATAAATCCGGTTATTTGCAATGAGAATTAAATAtccactagattttgacccgccctttgaaagggcgggtatatattttgttttaattttttttttcagaaatttaatttaatatttttttttgtaatcatatttgtatttttctttgtattcatatttgtgtataaatttaaaatatcttttataaaataataataatttaaaagttaacCAGACATACACTCgtttctttgtaatcatatgtccatatatatgtttctttgtaatcatatttgtctATTCTGGATCTTGATCCGcagtttttatgttaatttgtattttttttgttttttctgtatatatgtaaaattttctGACCCGTCCTTTTAAAATACGGATATATTTTCGGACCATGACCCATTGATATATGTTGTGTTCAAGTTAAATAGATCAAGTTTCATAACTATACACTCGTGTCATATGTATttcgaaaattattttaaaaatttattcataaagtttacaacatattatatttttattaggttttatattattataccAGTTATAGTTGCCCACATTTTATTACTAAACTTAAGCAGGTGTttcgtaaaaatatatataactatacaCGGAGTAGATATCACCACTTTAATTACATCTTCGTATATAACTGCTTGTTGTGTTAAGTTGTAACTAATACATTTGAATGGTCAAGActaatagaaaaagaaaaaataattagattcaGTTAAAAACTTAAAGTGGATCCCGATTTTTGTGGACTTCGAAGTGGTGGTTacaaagattatttaaaatgcagttaggaaacataaaatttatatttcgtGTATGTATAGTTGAAGAAAATAACTGGACTGAACTAATATCAATAGGGcatgtttatgttttaatagtattgatatcaCTTGGCCACACAAAcggataaatttaaatttagtaaacttcGAACCTAGGGTGTTTAACACCTTTCCGAGCCCGTCGTAGCACTATATAGTTAGGTTCAATATTtctaagattttgtttttgtttttttttcctcgttcaaatatttataagttaCAGAATTTTTAGTTCcccaatgttttatttttccaaTGGAAAACACTATTACATATacgattttattttttggaagaacaaaaaaattggATTAAAATGTATCCAAAAACCAAACATTTCAAATAGTTGTGCTCATTGCAACTAGATTATAATTTAGAATGAAATGATATGGAACGGTTGATCCATTAATTCTACATTTTTAAACCATtaactctatatttttttttaccttttataatgaatggaataaaatacttattcaataaaaataaataaataaaatacaaagaaaattatttatagcaATTTGTTCatgaataaatagaaaaaaatctattcCATTTTTGATGTATTTGGTATTCCGCTCCTATTATTTCCCATTCACTATTTTCAGTTACCATCAACATCCTCCTAACAATACGTCTATAAATCATCCTAGAACCCACCCtcccaaaaatataaaaaagccAATTACAAAGGTAATAAAttacaattataaaatatttttgttctttttgtttaaACAAACAACAATGCATCACTAGTCTTCAAGTGTACTGTCCATGGAATTATCTCTCCTATGATTTTCCGATAGACCCGATCTATCTCCAGTCTGCTCAACACTAGACGCCACCGTAGGTGGAAGCAAGGGAGCCTTCTTCTGACGTTTTCTGGCATGTCTCACCTTAATGACACGTGTCAAAACCTGCACAACATCCCTCATGTTGGGACGTTTCCTCGGTGCATGAAAGATGCATTTATATGCAAAAGCCGCAACTTCATTCACTTCTTGTATATCAAACCTCCCATCTAATCTCGAATCCACAATCTCTTCCCACCCAACCTTCTCCTCTGCATTCATAGCCGCCTAAAACAAAAACTTGTCTTAATAATGTTTTCTTCAAAGAAACAAATGTGGAGTTGAGGATCATGTTGGTGCCTCATTTACCAGTTCAACATATTCCATTAGACCTTGTTGAGGGTTTCTTCCAGCTATAAGCTCAAAAAGCAAAACCCCAAAACCATAAACATCACTTTTCTTGGTGAATGTTCTTGTGGAGATATACTCTGGATCGAGGTAACCAAAAGTTCCTCTGATGTTAGCTGCATGTTTGTTTACCATTTCTTCTCTAGACAGGCCAAAGTCAGCAACCTAAATTTAAAAGACAATTAAAATTGGAAAATTTGAGGTAATAAGGTATAAGTGGGATAGATAAGATATTTACCCGAGCTCCCATTGACTGATCCAACAAATGTTGGAAGATTTGATATCTCTGTGGATTACAGAAGGAACAGcctagaattttttttgaataaaacatTGCTTTATAAAATTGTGTTTTGATAAGAGATGGTGGATGGTTTTCAGTAATTTAGCTTACCCCATCATGAAGATACTCTAGACCGCGTGCCACATCTAAAGCAATATATACTCTCAAATCCCAGCTCAGCGGTTCATATTTATTGCCTGTATCAAGAAAACATTTTAGTGAGTCTCAGATGTGTATGAAAGCTCATCAAATTGGTGAATTCCAAACCATGTTAGATAATAAAGGTGTGTGACTGACTAGTGACTACATTTCTATAGCAAATAGTTCTACATTAATTTACCGACAAGCAGATTGATATGTTATGATGAATAAAGTTGTTGCTTACTGTACAAGTGAGAAGCTAAGCTTCCTTTACTCATGTAGACATATATAAGCATGTGTTGTCCTTTCTCTGCGCAATAGCCGACCAAGTTCACTAGGTTACGGTGATGTAACCTCCCCAATAACATAacctgaaacacaaaaaaaaatgtgagtgAGCGAGTTTAGGAATATAGGAATGTCCGGAATATAGCCTGTCttataaataacaaattctGGGTTAACAGAGATTTAATAAAATGTAAGTATGGGCATGCtcgtgttacaaaaaaaaaaagtaagtatGGGCATGCTCAAGCATTCCTAATGGCTAATGATTATTCATGTTAATCAAACTTATTCTTTGGATTTGAGTGTCATACAGAATCATCAAGCACATTTTAAGAGATGTGTGTGTTTTACCTCTGTGTGGAACTCTTTTTGGCCCTGTTTAGAATCAGTGGCAAGAACTTTGACAGCAACAGTCTCACCGGTGGACATTTGAGCTTTGTAGACAGGTCCAAATGCTCCTTGGCCTATCAAATTCGTGAAATTACATGTTGCTTTCTGCAAATCCCTGACTCAACCACCCACAAAAGAACATATGTTCAAAAACGAGATATAATGCCAAGAATTCAAGTATCATATCCGTAATTAAACACTCTAAAACGTTATATAGATCCCCAGCATTTCCCTTCTAATCCTTATTGGTTAAGAGACAATAAACTTGTAAAGGAACTCTTAGCCAAACCTGTAAGAATATTCCAAAATGCCAGAAGCAGAGATCACATTGCTCCTCTTGCTAAACCCAGCAAGCCAAACAGACCTGCCGTTGCTTGAGGATTTCATAGGTGAGTCTGGACCAAGAGTCGAATCCGACATGATGTTGCAAGCATCAGGTCCATTCTCTCTGATGGGAAGCGTAGCACTTCTGCTTGAAACACTGTTGAGAATCTGAGGTTTCTGTCTATGGTACCTAAAGCATAAGAATGCTGCCATAGCTAACAGCACACCGATCACCAAACCAAGTGAGATCCCAACGATCAAACCAAAGGATTCTCCTTCCATTTTTTCAATAATGTTATCAAGTAGCCTTAATGCCTCGAGCTCTTgtacaaaaagaacaaaataataataataatggatcagagatgaagaagaagtagaGGAGGACATCAACTATTTTTTCTTTGATAAGAAATATTAGCTAACGTTGACCATATATCAAAATCTTGAACAAAAGCTTTGCTGATGAAAATTCATATCATGTCTTCAATTGTAtaaacaaattaagaaaataatatatacccCAAAGATGATATTTAATGAGGTTTCGAGAGCTTTGCTTTGGTTGCACAGAAAAGAACCCAAAGAGAGAGTGATACCAGAGGGGATCTACTTCAACCAAACGATAACAAAAGGCAACCAATGTTAAGCTTCGTGTTAAGAAAAGGTTtatgaaaatttcaaatttttttttgcaatattAGCAACGTCTTcttcaaaacttaaaataacgaaactgaaaagcttctttttcttatttaattaatgttttaaatgaaATGACGTTACTCAAATTGAATTCGAAAGATTTGAATATGTGATGATTTCGACGTTGTTTTCGTTTTATTGattacatttttctatatttgtatacaaaaatgGTTGTTTCTATCTACTTTGATATAATTGCTTCTTACGATTGGTTTCAAAATGTCACTAAgtattgtaatttaaaattatataaaaaaaatacattttatgaACTTACATATTGTAATGGCTGTGAATATTTCAGTAATTGATCAATCTTAACTAATTTTTACTGCTGTCCATTTGATGTGTTCTTGACCGTAGCCATTGACTCGCATTTAGACTATTGTATATCAGCCTTAACTATTTTATACTGATGTCCATTTTGGTTGATGTGTTCTCGACCGTAACCGTTGACTCGTATTTAGACTattgtaaaaatgaaaaaaaaagttttttaaaaagttttggtTTCTGATGGTGgctaaaattaaattactgataGAAATGTATATTTTCATATGTCATGTGAGTTATGCGTCCCGTGATATGCTTGCTTATCACTGATTGAATGAAAGAAAGATCGTTCTTTGGGACGACTATTCGAATTTCGTACACTGGACTTTTTATAGCACGAATTTATcctcttagattttttttttttttgataactttggTGTGATCCAAAAATTTTCTAGATCCAAAGACTAATTACCAAAAAACTCATagaaattcgaacttttttaccATTTAAAACGTCCATAGATGACCAGAGAAAATCGAACTTAGGGCGGAAGTTCCAGCTGGAACTcctagtttttttctttattacatTATGTTTTACTATTTACCTAAAACGcgagaataaaaataatttactgATAAGATAGCAGAGATTTAACTAGTAAGGTTGATTTAGAGGTGTTCAATCTGGAaatcggttcggtttaggttcagtatttttcggttttcggtatttcggttagtaaaatataactaccattataaatccatatttacttcggttcggttcggtttatataccgtcggttttcggtttattcagttttataccaaaaaacataattatttagtttgagatcatattatatgaattttagagttatattgtcaacacaatcacttattaaaaatatattacatgttcaaataaatgaacaaaaaagtaaaaatgtttttaccatcaaataaaataataaaatctataactaaaatgaaagcttgaaattttgaaaataaaaatatgaaacaaaacagaaacatgaaagaaaagtttttccactcttccatatttagtgttcattaaagtcatattttttcaattgaacacgaaactctgtttgtttacagataaaaaaaaagttgaaattattgtccatcaaatttataatcttcatattaatttagtgaagactaaaataaaacaaaaatatcaaaagaagatttagaaaataagatgtctgaattgcaatgtattgttatttaattatagttcaagtgttttacaaattaaggttctttattactataaaattatggtaatagttattaacacaaatttaacttatgtaacaaatagttattcatgtattgttataaaatagatacatatttacatgtttctacttttaatcggttttgttcagtttattcggtttaatcggttatataccaaaccatatccaaatcctacggtttttataaaattatattcattcggtttatatggtatataccaaaaccaaaccatattgtctatttcgattcggttcggtttggtacggttcggttttaccatattgaacagccctaagTTGATTGAATGCAACCTACTTTTTGATATATCCGTAATAGTCGTCTATGTATAGAGGTGATACAAAAAAGGTATGCAGTACAGTATATGTTTTACGCTAATTGTCAAACTTTAGTCTACTTTACACTATTAAATTTTCTGTAGACAAAATTaagtattttgtttattt is a genomic window of Brassica napus cultivar Da-Ae chromosome A2, Da-Ae, whole genome shotgun sequence containing:
- the LOC106379119 gene encoding LOW QUALITY PROTEIN: calcium/calmodulin-regulated receptor-like kinase 1 (The sequence of the model RefSeq protein was modified relative to this genomic sequence to represent the inferred CDS: inserted 1 base in 1 codon), which codes for MEGESFGLIVGISLGLVIGVLLAMAAFLCFRYHRQKPQILNSVSSRSATLPIRENGPDACNIMSDSTLGPDSPMKSSSNGRSVWLAGFSKRSNVISASGILEYSYRDLQKATCNFTNLIGQGAFGPVYKAQMSTGETVAVKVLATDSKQGQKEFHTEVMLLGRLHHRNLVNLVGYCAEKGQHMLIYVYMSKGSLASHLYSNKYEPLSWDLRVYIALDVARGLEYLHDGAVPSVIHRDIKSSNXLLDQSMGARVADFGLSREEMVNKHAANIRGTFGYLDPEYISTRTFTKKSDVYGFGVLLFELIAGRNPQQGLMEYVELAAMNAEEKVGWEEIVDSRLDGRFDIQEVNEVAAFAYKCIFHAPRKRPNMRDVVQVLTRVIKVRHARKRQKKAPLLPPTVASSVEQTGDRSGLSENHRRDNSMDSTLED
- the LOC106390090 gene encoding 50S ribosomal protein L24, chloroplastic-like, whose protein sequence is MATMMTSLQSSFTSLSISSNSNSSFLGQRLLSPLSLSAASPVKPAQNPCLVYAKLKRWERKKCKPNSLPILHKMHVKFGDTVKVISGRDKGKIGEVTKIFTHNSTIVIKDVNLKTKHMKSREEGEPGQILKIEAPIHSSNVMLYSKEKEVVSRVGHKVLEDGQKVRYLIKTGELIDTIEKWKQLKEAKDKETTQVAAGSAS